One stretch of Chryseobacterium sp. LJ668 DNA includes these proteins:
- a CDS encoding helix-turn-helix domain-containing protein produces MPIIINVDVMLAKRKMQSQELAEKIGITQANLSILKTGKAKAVKLSTLDAICKALDCQPGDILEYKV; encoded by the coding sequence ATGCCGATTATCATTAATGTAGACGTCATGCTGGCAAAAAGAAAAATGCAGTCGCAGGAACTTGCAGAAAAAATCGGGATCACGCAGGCCAATCTGTCTATTTTGAAAACCGGGAAAGCAAAAGCGGTGAAGCTTTCTACTTTGGATGCGATCTGTAAAGCTTTAGACTGTCAGCCGGGAGACATATTAGAATATAAAGTTTAA
- a CDS encoding DUF2975 domain-containing protein: MQKNSTSILEILKLFIWLYTIILSIGLFILILLIFATILGIDIGSMKEIKISVNIGNENIKNIQSLEKGRLLFLLVYSVVLGTMELIMLRYVIKILQKIKLNHPFSIEIYFLISRIAKLALAIGCLSFLINFIAGLVTGKLSISFDSGNENFRFFLFAGVVYIIAQVYKKAVDLQSENDLTI; this comes from the coding sequence ATGCAGAAAAATTCTACTTCAATTCTAGAGATCCTCAAATTGTTTATCTGGCTCTACACAATCATTCTAAGCATTGGATTATTTATATTGATTTTGCTGATTTTTGCTACCATTTTAGGAATTGATATCGGGAGCATGAAAGAAATAAAAATTAGTGTAAATATTGGCAATGAGAACATAAAAAATATTCAGTCATTAGAAAAAGGAAGGTTACTTTTTCTATTGGTATATTCTGTCGTTTTAGGAACCATGGAACTGATCATGTTAAGATATGTCATAAAAATTTTACAGAAAATTAAACTCAATCATCCTTTTTCAATTGAAATTTATTTTTTAATTTCAAGAATTGCAAAACTGGCATTGGCCATTGGCTGCTTATCATTTTTAATAAATTTTATTGCCGGATTGGTGACAGGAAAACTATCAATTTCATTTGATTCCGGTAATGAGAATTTTCGGTTCTTTTTATTTGCCGGAGTAGTTTATATCATTGCTCAGGTTTATAAGAAAGCTGTCGATTTGCAGTCAGAAAACGATTTAACCATATAA
- a CDS encoding MATE family efflux transporter: protein MKRYLDFLKKAFSEEETDYTKITIRSAVLLLAIPMMLEMAMESVFALVDLYFVGHLKESGFAIQTVGLTESVLTIIYSIAIGMSMAATAVVARRIGEKNPEQASRSAAQVIFVSFIITSVLSLAGVIYAEEILILMGSKPDAAAYGKDFTRIMMGSSIIIMLLFLINGIFRGAGNAAIAMKSLWIANIANIILCPVLIRGLGPIPAMGLTGAAVATTIGRSTGVLYQLYHIFIADSLVRIKVSYFKPDFKLIASIVKIAIPGIFQFVIASCSWIFLAKLVATTGGEDASAGYQTALRLMMFFMLPAWGLSNAASTLVGQNMGAGEMIRAEQSVMKTVKYNVIFMLLVSILFLLLGDFLVGFFTEENIIKSYAKNALHIMSLGFVFYGIGMVTINAFNGAGDTWTPTWLNFFGFWMFQIPLAYVLSKYMEMGPKGVFISIPVAETFITIVAFILFKKGKWKNVKV, encoded by the coding sequence ATGAAAAGATATTTAGATTTTCTTAAAAAAGCCTTCAGCGAAGAAGAGACAGATTATACAAAAATAACCATCAGAAGCGCTGTTCTCTTATTAGCCATTCCTATGATGCTGGAAATGGCGATGGAATCTGTGTTTGCTTTGGTAGATCTTTATTTTGTCGGTCATCTTAAAGAAAGCGGCTTTGCCATTCAGACGGTTGGTCTTACCGAATCTGTTTTGACCATTATTTATTCAATAGCAATCGGAATGAGTATGGCTGCAACTGCAGTTGTGGCAAGGAGAATTGGTGAGAAAAACCCTGAACAGGCATCCAGAAGTGCTGCGCAGGTAATTTTTGTTTCTTTCATTATAACATCGGTTCTAAGTTTAGCCGGAGTAATTTATGCAGAAGAAATCCTGATTTTAATGGGTTCAAAACCTGATGCGGCGGCTTATGGGAAAGATTTTACTAGAATCATGATGGGAAGCAGTATCATTATCATGCTTTTGTTTTTGATCAACGGAATCTTCAGAGGTGCAGGAAATGCAGCAATTGCCATGAAAAGTCTTTGGATTGCAAATATTGCCAACATTATTCTCTGTCCGGTCCTGATCAGAGGTTTGGGACCAATCCCTGCAATGGGACTTACCGGAGCTGCTGTTGCCACAACCATAGGAAGAAGTACCGGTGTTCTGTATCAGTTGTATCATATTTTTATCGCAGATTCTCTGGTGCGGATAAAGGTGTCTTATTTTAAACCTGATTTTAAACTAATTGCATCTATAGTAAAAATTGCAATACCGGGAATATTTCAGTTTGTGATTGCTTCCTGCAGCTGGATTTTTCTTGCAAAACTGGTTGCAACAACAGGTGGAGAAGATGCTTCCGCAGGTTACCAGACGGCACTTCGGCTCATGATGTTCTTCATGCTTCCTGCATGGGGACTGAGCAATGCAGCATCTACGTTAGTGGGGCAAAATATGGGTGCGGGAGAAATGATCCGAGCGGAACAGTCTGTGATGAAAACAGTAAAGTATAACGTAATTTTTATGCTTTTGGTAAGTATACTGTTTCTTCTTCTCGGTGATTTTCTGGTAGGGTTTTTCACCGAAGAGAATATTATTAAAAGTTATGCCAAAAATGCTCTTCATATCATGAGCTTAGGATTTGTTTTTTACGGAATCGGAATGGTGACAATCAACGCTTTCAACGGAGCTGGAGATACTTGGACGCCGACCTGGCTTAATTTTTTTGGATTTTGGATGTTTCAGATTCCGCTGGCATATGTACTTTCAAAATATATGGAAATGGGGCCAAAAGGGGTTTTTATATCGATACCCGTTGCAGAAACTTTCATTACCATTGTCGCATTTATTTTGTTTAAAAAAGGAAAATGGAAAAATGTGAAAGTCTAA
- a CDS encoding 30S ribosomal protein THX: MGKGDRKSRKGKIILGSYGKKRPKKASKSYSAAEKAKD; this comes from the coding sequence ATGGGAAAAGGAGACAGAAAGTCTAGAAAAGGAAAGATTATTTTAGGAAGCTACGGAAAGAAAAGACCGAAAAAAGCTTCAAAATCTTATTCTGCTGCAGAAAAAGCAAAAGACTAA
- a CDS encoding DUF937 domain-containing protein: protein MNLIDLLTGNTGNQVAEQAENKFGISKNQIIALLAVATPLVISYLKNKSQDANEAEALNNALDKDHDGSILDDTSQLDNRQDEGGSILSHIFGNQKNTVENQLSQNTGISIDKIGPILAMLAPVIMGYIGKEKQQNNVGAGGLGDLLGGILGGAQSQAQQQQSSPLNDILGSVLGGGQSQSGNPLNDILGSVLGSNGQQQKQQSGGIGDLLGGLFGGK, encoded by the coding sequence ATGAACTTAATTGACCTATTGACAGGAAACACAGGGAACCAGGTTGCAGAACAAGCTGAAAACAAATTCGGAATCAGCAAAAACCAGATTATCGCCCTCTTGGCGGTGGCTACTCCACTCGTCATTTCTTATCTTAAAAATAAATCTCAGGATGCGAATGAAGCAGAAGCTCTGAATAATGCTTTGGACAAAGATCATGACGGCAGCATTTTAGACGATACTTCACAGCTTGACAACAGACAGGATGAAGGAGGTTCTATTCTATCTCACATATTTGGTAATCAGAAAAATACAGTTGAAAACCAATTATCCCAAAATACAGGAATTTCGATTGATAAAATCGGGCCGATCCTGGCAATGCTTGCTCCGGTGATCATGGGATATATAGGTAAGGAAAAACAGCAAAACAATGTAGGAGCGGGCGGTTTAGGAGATCTTCTGGGCGGAATTTTGGGTGGCGCACAAAGCCAGGCTCAGCAGCAGCAATCAAGCCCGTTAAATGATATTTTGGGAAGTGTTCTAGGCGGCGGACAATCGCAATCCGGAAATCCTCTGAATGATATTTTAGGAAGTGTACTTGGGAGCAATGGACAACAGCAGAAACAACAAAGTGGCGGTATAGGTGATTTGTTGGGCGGCCTTTTTGGAGGAAAATAA
- a CDS encoding protein O-mannosyl-transferase family encodes MKSKTIPFLIFLLFFLIYYLGSFSKISFGDSIGFVLDVENCTFITHATPLSHFLYINIPIFFSKFLNIDSVLLMRLMSIIPASLTVSLVYILLKEFISEKWIAVTSTFVFGLSFTFWRSAETVEVYAFNALAVVGFLIFSIRSFKDNSQKNILLSGILLGVSFWIHIQNIMLIPAYFVLLYLLRDNRKKVLLSLASFLFIFALMFFVNHLNDIEFKYVFISKTELWINNTFSQSLFDLITDVIKSILYLIYNFHIFTLFCVAGGIYVYRNFKNEFLFLAIASLFTFGFATFYAVSDNYVYFIPFYLIFIVFAALGIKILAHRFHLKKLKFIPLFIPLIYVSCFYIVSLTEAGEKFNQEKLYKDGLRYYMLPWLHNNVGCLEFTLDHIQCNDNVEAMKEASRQFIELRKKKQSLEEIRKL; translated from the coding sequence ATGAAAAGTAAAACTATTCCTTTCTTAATTTTTTTACTTTTTTTTCTGATTTATTACCTAGGAAGTTTTTCTAAAATATCGTTCGGAGACTCAATTGGATTTGTTTTAGATGTTGAAAACTGCACATTTATAACTCATGCGACACCTCTTTCGCATTTTTTATACATTAACATTCCCATATTTTTCTCAAAATTTCTGAATATAGACAGCGTTTTACTGATGCGTCTCATGTCTATAATTCCTGCTTCTCTCACAGTTAGTCTGGTCTATATTTTATTAAAGGAATTTATTTCAGAAAAATGGATTGCCGTTACCTCAACTTTTGTTTTTGGCTTGAGCTTTACATTTTGGCGCAGTGCAGAAACGGTGGAAGTTTATGCATTTAATGCATTAGCAGTAGTTGGCTTTCTTATCTTTTCAATCAGATCTTTTAAAGATAATTCTCAAAAAAATATTTTACTCTCTGGTATTCTGTTGGGCGTGAGTTTTTGGATTCATATCCAGAATATTATGCTGATCCCTGCTTATTTTGTCTTGCTTTATCTATTAAGAGACAACAGAAAAAAAGTTTTACTGTCGTTGGCTTCTTTTCTTTTCATTTTTGCCCTAATGTTTTTTGTAAACCATCTAAATGATATTGAATTTAAGTATGTTTTCATCTCAAAAACAGAGCTTTGGATCAATAATACTTTCTCGCAGAGCTTGTTTGATCTGATTACAGACGTTATAAAATCAATACTTTATTTGATCTATAATTTTCATATTTTTACTTTATTCTGCGTCGCTGGTGGTATTTATGTGTATAGAAACTTTAAAAATGAATTTCTATTTCTTGCCATCGCATCTCTATTTACCTTTGGATTTGCAACTTTTTATGCTGTTTCTGATAATTATGTTTATTTCATTCCTTTCTATCTGATATTTATTGTTTTTGCAGCATTAGGAATTAAGATTTTAGCCCATCGGTTTCATTTGAAAAAACTAAAGTTTATCCCTTTATTTATTCCTTTAATTTATGTGTCGTGCTTTTACATTGTGTCTTTAACAGAAGCCGGTGAAAAATTTAATCAGGAAAAATTGTACAAAGATGGTTTGCGCTATTATATGCTTCCTTGGCTTCATAATAACGTGGGCTGTTTAGAATTTACATTAGATCATATACAATGCAACGATAATGTTGAAGCCATGAAAGAAGCTTCCAGACAATTTATAGAACTGCGCAAAAAAAAACAGTCACTTGAAGAAATTCGAAAATTGTAA
- a CDS encoding DUF2480 family protein, producing the protein MSDEFEIKNKVASSGLINFDLTDLVPKGIRTGIDLKDFLYMEMILKEKDFREKVAAINPDDYADQYVYIYNSADAIVPLWAYFLITARITDVAKKVIYGNKEDLEVLLMHNAIQTYDFDDLKGKRVLVKGCSDKEIPENAYIELVEQLKPIVKSLMFGEACSNVPIFKN; encoded by the coding sequence ATGTCAGACGAATTTGAAATAAAAAATAAAGTTGCCTCCAGCGGATTGATTAATTTTGACCTTACTGATTTGGTCCCAAAAGGCATCAGAACAGGAATTGATCTTAAAGATTTTCTTTACATGGAAATGATTTTAAAGGAAAAAGATTTCCGAGAAAAAGTAGCAGCGATAAATCCTGATGATTACGCAGATCAGTATGTTTACATATATAATTCTGCAGATGCGATCGTTCCGCTGTGGGCGTATTTTTTGATCACGGCAAGAATAACAGATGTTGCCAAAAAAGTAATTTACGGCAATAAGGAAGATCTGGAAGTTCTTCTGATGCATAATGCCATTCAGACGTATGATTTTGATGATTTAAAAGGGAAACGAGTGCTGGTAAAAGGCTGTTCGGATAAAGAGATTCCTGAAAACGCTTACATCGAACTGGTAGAACAGCTGAAACCTATTGTGAAATCGCTGATGTTCGGAGAAGCTTGTTCGAATGTGCCTATCTTTAAAAATTAA
- the lpxB gene encoding lipid-A-disaccharide synthase, with protein MKYYIIAGEASGDLHGSNLMKSLKQKDANAEFRFWGGDLMEKQGGTLVKHYRDLAFMGFLEVAMNLTTILNNIKFCKNDLRDNRPDVLILVDYPGFNLRIAKFAKELGIKVAYYISPQLWAWKEGRVETIKKYVDEMMVILPFEEDFYHKHQVKSHFVGHPLLDAISTLQDIDSEVFKIENNLNEKEIIALLPGSRKQEVEKMLEIMLSVRPYFKDYQFVIAGAPSLEKDFYQKYVDENVHFVSNKTYDLLRCSKAALVTSGTATLETALLNVPEVVCYRGSKISYAIAKRLVRHIKYISLVNLIMDQEVVRELIQNELNTKNLVKQLKFLLEGETRNDMLKAYEILRSKLGGEGASDNAADIILKLK; from the coding sequence ATGAAATATTACATTATCGCAGGTGAGGCTTCCGGAGATTTGCACGGGAGCAATTTAATGAAATCTCTTAAACAGAAAGATGCTAATGCAGAATTTAGATTTTGGGGTGGTGATCTTATGGAAAAACAAGGCGGAACTTTAGTAAAACATTATCGCGACTTGGCATTCATGGGCTTCTTAGAGGTTGCGATGAATTTAACAACTATTTTAAACAATATTAAATTCTGCAAAAATGATCTTAGAGACAACAGACCCGATGTTTTAATATTGGTCGATTATCCGGGGTTTAATTTGAGAATTGCAAAATTTGCTAAAGAACTTGGGATCAAGGTTGCGTATTATATTTCCCCACAACTTTGGGCCTGGAAAGAAGGCAGGGTAGAAACCATCAAAAAATATGTAGATGAGATGATGGTGATTCTTCCATTTGAAGAAGATTTTTATCACAAGCATCAGGTAAAATCTCATTTCGTGGGCCATCCTTTGCTTGATGCAATTTCAACGCTGCAAGATATTGATAGTGAAGTATTTAAAATAGAAAATAATTTAAACGAAAAAGAAATTATTGCTCTCCTTCCGGGATCCAGAAAGCAGGAAGTTGAAAAAATGCTGGAGATCATGCTTTCGGTAAGGCCTTATTTTAAAGATTATCAATTCGTTATAGCCGGTGCACCAAGTCTTGAAAAGGATTTTTATCAGAAATATGTTGATGAAAATGTGCATTTTGTTTCTAATAAAACATACGATTTGCTGAGGTGTTCTAAAGCTGCACTAGTGACTTCAGGAACTGCAACACTGGAAACTGCACTCCTAAATGTTCCGGAAGTTGTTTGCTACCGGGGAAGCAAAATTTCTTATGCCATTGCAAAAAGACTCGTCAGACATATCAAATATATTTCGCTTGTCAATCTGATTATGGATCAAGAAGTAGTAAGAGAATTGATTCAGAATGAATTAAACACAAAAAATCTTGTTAAACAACTCAAATTTTTGCTTGAAGGCGAGACAAGAAATGATATGCTTAAAGCGTATGAAATTTTAAGAAGCAAGCTTGGCGGGGAAGGTGCGAGCGATAATGCTGCGGATATTATTTTAAAATTAAAATAA
- a CDS encoding ComEC/Rec2 family competence protein gives MNRQPLLILVCCFILGILIQDYFSFERDFVFIIALVCLLIAISLFFKSFLISKLNSILIGLLFFGLGISMHFLNFPKTSQISFTTNENITFKISKKLNSTEKNKKYEAIVKIKNQIFNTVLLIPKESKELDFEHYYRAKSYISQPQSPEYDFQFDYAKYLHRKDIFYQCYVNGEISSAKRNDLSFNEKIRQKRLEVLKEINNSAMSSKSQEFLKGIILADRTEIDSETLQDFNRSGLVHFLAISGTHIVVIFGMFYFLLMKFLPLRFRKSVIIVSLGFIWVFALFIGFGSSVVRSCIMLTMYFCYVLLQRKPDLLHALALSAFTILIIDTQQLFDVGFQLSFLAVLGIYWLNQPILKHLPKQNNHFKKIIYNTVSISISAQMVTLPLVLFYFHQFSFVSFAANLFIVPFSEVIIIFSFVMAGLLALGFDFKIINIIYDVTIDLLLTVIHWFADCESLFFENISMNGVEVAMLFVIVYFLRFVIVKSNFRCAPQFSLAVLMFFIVRISFTIYENKRQEVLVHHYKKGKIVSVKNKSSVCFWIENVIDQEKIRQYIINPYISSRRVKNIKIERLPAVSGKVVFNNKIYNLK, from the coding sequence TTGAACCGACAGCCACTCCTTATATTAGTTTGCTGCTTTATTCTTGGGATTTTAATTCAAGATTATTTTTCTTTTGAACGAGATTTCGTTTTTATAATTGCATTGGTGTGTTTACTTATTGCAATTTCTCTTTTTTTTAAATCTTTTTTAATCTCAAAACTCAATTCGATACTGATTGGGTTGCTCTTTTTCGGGCTAGGAATCTCTATGCATTTTCTGAATTTCCCGAAGACTTCTCAAATTTCTTTTACAACTAATGAAAATATTACTTTCAAGATCTCAAAAAAATTAAATTCTACGGAAAAGAATAAAAAATATGAAGCCATTGTCAAAATTAAAAATCAAATATTTAATACTGTTTTGTTAATTCCGAAAGAAAGCAAAGAGCTTGATTTTGAGCACTATTACAGAGCAAAATCATACATTAGCCAGCCACAGTCTCCGGAATATGATTTTCAGTTTGATTATGCAAAATATCTTCATCGTAAAGACATTTTTTATCAATGCTATGTAAATGGAGAAATCTCTTCAGCAAAAAGAAATGATCTTTCTTTTAATGAAAAAATCCGTCAGAAAAGACTGGAGGTTTTAAAAGAAATCAACAATTCTGCAATGTCATCAAAAAGTCAGGAATTTCTGAAAGGAATTATTTTGGCTGACCGTACCGAAATTGATTCGGAAACTCTGCAGGATTTTAACCGTTCCGGTCTGGTGCATTTTCTTGCGATCTCAGGAACACACATTGTGGTGATTTTTGGGATGTTTTATTTTCTTTTGATGAAATTTTTACCGTTACGCTTCAGAAAATCTGTTATTATTGTGAGCCTTGGGTTTATCTGGGTCTTTGCTCTATTCATAGGGTTTGGAAGCTCCGTAGTTCGTTCGTGCATTATGCTTACCATGTATTTTTGTTATGTTTTGCTGCAGAGAAAGCCAGATTTGTTGCATGCGTTGGCGCTGTCTGCATTTACTATTCTGATCATTGACACCCAACAGTTGTTTGATGTAGGATTTCAGTTGAGTTTCTTAGCAGTCCTAGGGATTTATTGGTTGAATCAGCCGATTTTAAAACATCTTCCCAAGCAAAATAATCATTTTAAGAAGATCATATACAACACGGTTTCCATTTCAATTTCTGCGCAGATGGTGACGCTTCCATTAGTGCTGTTCTATTTTCATCAGTTTTCCTTTGTATCTTTTGCTGCCAATCTTTTTATTGTTCCTTTCTCTGAAGTGATTATCATTTTTTCATTTGTAATGGCTGGTTTGCTGGCCTTAGGATTTGATTTTAAAATTATTAATATCATTTATGATGTCACCATCGATCTTTTGTTAACAGTTATCCATTGGTTTGCTGATTGTGAATCTTTGTTTTTTGAAAATATTTCAATGAATGGGGTTGAGGTTGCTATGTTGTTTGTAATTGTATACTTTTTGAGGTTTGTAATCGTTAAATCTAATTTTAGGTGTGCTCCTCAGTTTTCTTTAGCTGTTTTAATGTTTTTTATTGTAAGAATTTCTTTCACGATTTATGAAAATAAAAGGCAGGAAGTATTAGTGCATCACTATAAAAAAGGAAAAATTGTATCTGTGAAAAACAAAAGTTCAGTTTGTTTCTGGATAGAAAATGTTATTGATCAGGAAAAGATCAGGCAGTATATTATCAATCCTTACATATCTTCTCGCAGGGTGAAAAATATTAAAATCGAAAGACTTCCCGCTGTATCAGGAAAGGTGGTTTTTAATAATAAAATCTATAATTTGAAATAA
- a CDS encoding succinate dehydrogenase cytochrome b subunit, whose amino-acid sequence MAGLTSSTIGRKYAMALSAMFLLIFLVMHLTVNLLSVFGETAYNNASQFMGYNPLIQFVMQPVLMFAVIFHFVMGFILEIKNQKARPIGYEKNEGSANSTWSSRNMIISGAVILAFIFLHMYDFWLHEMNYKYVDGLPVEETRFWGDLHRKFADLWRVVLYVISFGLLGLHLAHGFQSSFQSVGARHPKYTPMIKAFGNWYSILIPLGFIFIAVFHYITQ is encoded by the coding sequence ATGGCAGGTTTAACAAGTTCTACGATTGGTAGAAAATATGCTATGGCGCTTTCAGCAATGTTCTTGCTGATTTTCCTAGTAATGCATCTTACCGTAAATCTATTGTCGGTTTTCGGTGAAACAGCTTATAACAATGCATCACAGTTTATGGGGTACAATCCTCTTATTCAGTTTGTAATGCAACCCGTGTTGATGTTTGCTGTCATTTTCCATTTTGTGATGGGATTTATTTTAGAAATTAAAAATCAAAAAGCCAGACCTATCGGTTATGAAAAAAACGAAGGTTCTGCGAATTCTACTTGGTCATCTCGTAATATGATTATTTCGGGAGCCGTCATTTTAGCATTTATTTTTCTGCACATGTATGATTTTTGGCTTCATGAGATGAATTATAAATATGTAGATGGTCTTCCCGTTGAAGAAACGCGTTTTTGGGGCGATCTTCATAGAAAGTTTGCTGATTTGTGGAGAGTGGTACTTTATGTAATTTCTTTCGGTTTGCTTGGTTTACATTTAGCTCATGGTTTTCAGTCTTCATTCCAGTCTGTGGGAGCAAGACATCCAAAATATACTCCAATGATCAAAGCTTTCGGAAACTGGTATTCTATACTGATTCCGCTGGGCTTTATTTTCATCGCAGTTTTTCATTACATAACTCAATAA
- a CDS encoding fumarate reductase/succinate dehydrogenase flavoprotein subunit, with translation MSKLDSKIPAGPLKDKWKNHKDHMNLVAPNNRDKIDIIVVGTGLAGGSAAATLAEQGYNVKAFCYQDSPRRAHSIAAQGGINAAKNYQGDGDSTYRLFYDTIKGGDYRAREANVYRLAEVSANIIDQCVSQGVPFGRDYGGQLDNRSFGGVQVKRTFYAKGQTGQQLLLGAYSALSRQIGKGRVKMYNRHEMLELVIVDGKARGIIARNLVTGEIERHSAHAVVIASGGYGNVYFLSTNAMGSNVSAAWKIHKKGAYFANPCYVQIHPTCIPVHGTQQSKLTLMSESLRNSGRIWVPKKIEDSVAIREGKLRPENIKEEDRDYYLERRYPAFGNLVPRDVASRAGKERCDAGFGIENNDTKEGVYLDFSTEIIKKGKETAIEKNIHNPTDQQIYDLGKAWIEEKYGNLFVMYEKITADDPYKTPMKIYPAVHYTMGGVWVDYNLQSTIPGCFVIGEANFSDHGANRLGASALMQGLADGYFVLPYTIADYLSADIRTGAIPTTSAEFEEAEKEIKDKVNFFVNNKGTHSVDYFHKKLGHIMWNKVGMGRTPEGLREAIAEIDEVKKDFWQNVKVMGETEGMNTELEKAFRVADFIELGQLMAIDALHRNESCGGHFREDHSTPEGEAERDDVNFKYVGAWEYQGDDIKQEVLHKEDLIYDNIEVKARSYK, from the coding sequence ATGAGTAAATTAGATTCAAAAATTCCTGCAGGTCCGCTTAAGGATAAATGGAAAAATCATAAAGACCATATGAACCTTGTTGCGCCTAACAACCGTGATAAAATTGATATTATTGTTGTAGGTACAGGTTTGGCAGGAGGTTCTGCAGCAGCTACTTTGGCTGAGCAGGGATATAATGTGAAAGCATTCTGCTATCAGGATTCACCAAGAAGAGCACACTCTATTGCTGCTCAAGGTGGTATCAACGCTGCTAAAAATTATCAAGGTGATGGTGACTCTACTTATAGACTATTCTATGATACGATCAAAGGAGGTGACTATAGAGCAAGAGAAGCAAACGTATATAGATTAGCGGAAGTTTCTGCTAATATTATTGACCAATGTGTTTCTCAAGGGGTTCCATTTGGTAGAGATTACGGCGGACAATTAGATAACCGTTCATTTGGTGGCGTTCAGGTTAAAAGAACTTTCTACGCAAAAGGACAAACCGGTCAGCAGTTATTGTTAGGTGCATATTCCGCATTAAGCCGTCAGATCGGAAAAGGTAGAGTAAAGATGTACAACCGTCACGAAATGCTAGAATTGGTAATCGTAGACGGAAAAGCAAGAGGAATTATCGCAAGAAACCTGGTAACAGGTGAAATCGAAAGACATTCTGCTCATGCAGTGGTAATTGCTTCAGGAGGTTACGGAAATGTTTATTTCCTTTCTACCAACGCAATGGGTTCAAACGTTTCTGCAGCCTGGAAGATTCATAAAAAAGGAGCATATTTCGCAAACCCTTGTTATGTGCAAATCCACCCGACTTGTATTCCGGTTCACGGAACACAACAGTCTAAACTGACTTTAATGTCTGAATCATTGAGAAACTCAGGGAGAATCTGGGTTCCTAAGAAAATTGAGGATTCGGTTGCCATCAGAGAAGGAAAACTGAGACCTGAAAATATTAAAGAAGAAGACAGAGATTACTATCTTGAAAGAAGATATCCTGCATTCGGAAACTTGGTTCCTCGTGACGTTGCTTCAAGAGCAGGTAAAGAAAGATGTGATGCAGGTTTCGGTATCGAAAATAATGATACTAAAGAGGGTGTTTACTTAGATTTCTCAACAGAGATTATCAAAAAAGGTAAAGAAACCGCTATCGAAAAAAATATTCATAATCCTACTGATCAGCAAATATATGATCTTGGAAAAGCTTGGATTGAAGAGAAGTATGGTAACTTATTCGTGATGTATGAGAAAATTACTGCGGATGATCCTTACAAAACTCCAATGAAGATTTATCCTGCCGTTCACTACACAATGGGTGGTGTTTGGGTTGATTATAATTTACAATCTACAATTCCTGGATGTTTCGTAATTGGTGAGGCTAACTTCTCAGATCACGGAGCCAACAGATTGGGAGCTTCAGCTTTAATGCAAGGTTTGGCAGACGGATATTTCGTACTTCCTTATACTATCGCAGATTATCTTTCTGCGGATATCAGAACGGGAGCAATTCCTACGACTTCTGCTGAGTTTGAAGAAGCTGAAAAAGAAATTAAAGACAAAGTGAACTTCTTTGTCAATAATAAAGGAACACATTCGGTAGATTATTTCCATAAAAAATTAGGACACATTATGTGGAATAAGGTTGGGATGGGAAGAACTCCTGAAGGTTTAAGAGAAGCAATTGCAGAAATTGACGAAGTGAAAAAAGATTTCTGGCAGAATGTGAAAGTAATGGGAGAAACTGAAGGGATGAACACCGAGCTTGAAAAAGCGTTCAGAGTGGCAGATTTCATCGAGTTAGGACAGTTAATGGCTATCGATGCATTACACAGAAACGAATCTTGTGGCGGGCATTTCAGAGAAGATCATTCTACTCCGGAAGGTGAAGCAGAAAGAGATGACGTCAACTTCAAATACGTAGGAGCTTGGGAATATCAGGGTGATGATATCAAACAGGAAGTTCTGCACAAAGAAGATCTGATCTATGACAATATCGAAGTTAAAGCAAGAAGTTACAAATAA